A window of the Serratia sarumanii genome harbors these coding sequences:
- a CDS encoding SDR family NAD(P)-dependent oxidoreductase produces MKRFENKVALVTGSSKGIGAAIAKRLAAEGAVVFINYSRGREDANRLVKEINEQGGVAFPLQANVGIEAEVNGLMQNIVEQYGRLDVLVNNAGVYATNSLEAFSDAEYERHFNLNVKGLIYCCKAAVAAMPESGGSIVNISSSVTSFTPANSLVYTASKAAVDSITKTLANELGGRKIRVNAVNPGLVITEGVHDSGFFDTDFKTHIESITPLGRIGTPEDIAPAVAYLASDEAGWVTGESLIVGGGLH; encoded by the coding sequence ATGAAACGCTTTGAAAATAAAGTTGCCCTGGTGACGGGCAGTTCAAAGGGAATTGGCGCAGCCATTGCTAAACGCCTGGCGGCGGAAGGCGCCGTGGTTTTCATTAACTATTCCCGCGGGCGTGAAGATGCCAACCGGTTGGTTAAAGAGATCAATGAGCAGGGCGGCGTCGCTTTTCCGCTGCAGGCCAATGTCGGCATTGAGGCCGAAGTCAACGGCCTGATGCAAAACATTGTCGAGCAGTATGGTCGCCTGGACGTGCTGGTCAATAACGCCGGGGTTTATGCCACCAATAGCCTGGAAGCCTTCAGCGACGCGGAATATGAAAGGCACTTCAATTTAAATGTCAAAGGGCTGATTTATTGCTGCAAGGCGGCGGTCGCCGCTATGCCTGAATCGGGCGGCAGCATTGTCAATATCAGCTCCAGCGTGACCTCGTTTACGCCGGCCAATTCGCTGGTTTATACCGCTTCCAAAGCCGCGGTGGACTCGATCACCAAGACGCTGGCCAACGAGCTTGGCGGGCGCAAGATCCGGGTCAATGCGGTCAATCCTGGCTTGGTCATCACGGAAGGCGTACATGACAGCGGCTTTTTCGATACCGATTTCAAAACGCACATTGAATCCATCACCCCGCTGGGGCGCATCGGCACACCGGAGGATATCGCCCCGGCCGTGGCCTATCTCGCCTCTGACGAGGCGGGTTGGGTGACCGGTGAGAGCCTGATCGTCGGCGGCGGTTTGCATTAA
- a CDS encoding aldehyde dehydrogenase family protein — MTLDKAYGPLINGVFELDGTDIHPVISPSSGERLADLHYCNERDVERAVLAAEAAFPAWKALGQQARARLVAQLADVLESDLERMAQIDARDVGRCISEVRRDYQTAVRHYRYFAAVVMGHEDSGRSIADGYSLAKREPLGVCGQIIPWNAPAIMAAFKLAPALVTGNTVVLKADENASLSTLELGKMIANIFPAGVVNIITGLGSVAGAALTGNRKVRKLSFTGSTEVGKRVAKAAAERLVPVTLELGGKSPNIVFPDIEDLDAVVDNVTFAAIHNNGQSCLAGTRLFVHADIYDRFSAKLVTAFERVRVGSPLAEQSRVSCLVSEKQGERVLAYIRTGLEEGATLLTGGKRRAVAGCEHGYFIEPTIFAAENGMRICQEEIFGPVLTLIKWSDYDEMIAQANDSEYGLASGIYTRSLKNALATADRLEAGSVWINRYSNITDGTAFGGYKNSGIGREFCKETLNAYTQIKTITLQTDLPAAWFAE, encoded by the coding sequence ATGACATTAGACAAAGCCTACGGGCCACTGATTAACGGCGTATTCGAACTGGATGGCACGGACATTCATCCCGTTATTTCCCCCTCGAGCGGGGAGCGCCTGGCGGATTTGCACTACTGCAACGAACGGGACGTCGAGCGCGCCGTGTTGGCGGCGGAAGCGGCTTTCCCCGCCTGGAAGGCATTAGGGCAGCAGGCCCGCGCTCGCCTGGTGGCGCAGCTGGCGGATGTGCTGGAAAGCGATCTGGAAAGAATGGCGCAAATCGACGCGCGGGATGTGGGCCGCTGTATCAGCGAAGTGCGCCGCGATTATCAAACGGCGGTCAGACACTATCGCTATTTCGCCGCGGTTGTCATGGGGCACGAAGACAGCGGCAGAAGCATCGCGGACGGCTACAGCCTGGCGAAACGCGAGCCGCTCGGCGTCTGCGGGCAAATTATTCCCTGGAATGCGCCGGCGATCATGGCGGCGTTCAAGCTGGCACCGGCGCTGGTGACCGGCAACACTGTGGTGCTGAAGGCCGATGAAAACGCCTCGCTCTCCACGCTGGAGCTGGGCAAGATGATCGCCAATATTTTCCCTGCCGGCGTCGTCAACATCATTACCGGGCTCGGGAGCGTGGCGGGGGCGGCACTGACCGGCAACCGCAAGGTGCGCAAGCTTTCGTTCACCGGCAGCACGGAGGTGGGCAAGCGGGTGGCCAAGGCCGCCGCGGAGCGGCTGGTGCCCGTCACGCTGGAGCTGGGCGGGAAGAGCCCCAATATTGTGTTCCCGGACATCGAAGACCTGGACGCGGTGGTGGACAACGTGACCTTTGCCGCCATCCACAATAACGGTCAGTCCTGCCTGGCGGGCACCCGGCTGTTCGTTCACGCGGACATTTACGACCGTTTCAGCGCCAAACTGGTGACGGCTTTCGAACGGGTGCGCGTCGGTTCACCGCTGGCCGAGCAATCCCGGGTCAGCTGCCTGGTTTCTGAGAAGCAGGGCGAGCGGGTGCTGGCTTATATTCGGACCGGCCTCGAGGAGGGCGCTACCCTGCTGACCGGCGGCAAACGCCGCGCCGTTGCCGGCTGCGAGCACGGCTACTTCATTGAGCCGACGATTTTTGCTGCGGAAAATGGCATGCGCATTTGTCAGGAAGAAATTTTCGGGCCGGTGCTGACGCTGATCAAATGGTCAGACTACGACGAGATGATCGCCCAGGCTAACGACAGCGAATATGGGCTGGCGTCGGGGATTTACACCCGCAGCCTGAAAAACGCCCTGGCGACCGCAGACCGGCTGGAGGCCGGGTCCGTGTGGATCAACCGCTATTCAAACATTACCGATGGCACCGCGTTTGGCGGTTACAAGAACAGCGGGATCGGCCGCGAGTTCTGCAAAGAAACGCTCAATGCCTACACGCAAATAAAAACCATCACGCTGCAGACGGATCTGCCCGCGGCCTGGTTTGCAGAATAA
- a CDS encoding AraC family transcriptional regulator, with translation MDPLSDIVSRLKISSQKIVTFDMSANTKALFPDYSGMKIYIAKRGSFFIKLAGDANSYPIEQGDVLILSSGREFSIFDNPNAPAIDITKIHVMKDRSSCFSNGGCDFSFVGCRFVFQINDTFRFITSLPEPIVIKTQREENAGIKDFLSRLSSEIENPGPGSELITEHLLQIILTQALRMLLSSGALVRGEGWFYAMADKHIGLALTRIHDQPGRKWRLDELAGVAGMSRTAFTTRFRKLAGYSVNEYIRIWRFSLAIERMVANKEKISQIAFDLGYESESAFSTAFKKSMGASPRSYIGSHIS, from the coding sequence ATGGATCCGTTATCCGATATTGTTTCCAGGCTAAAAATCAGCAGCCAGAAAATTGTGACGTTTGACATGAGCGCCAATACCAAAGCGCTGTTTCCCGACTATTCCGGGATGAAAATTTATATCGCCAAGCGCGGATCTTTTTTCATTAAATTGGCGGGCGACGCCAATAGTTACCCGATTGAACAAGGCGATGTGCTGATCTTATCCAGCGGGCGCGAATTCAGCATTTTTGATAACCCTAATGCGCCGGCCATCGATATAACAAAAATTCACGTGATGAAAGACCGCTCTTCCTGCTTCAGCAACGGCGGGTGCGATTTCTCCTTTGTGGGTTGCCGCTTCGTCTTTCAGATCAACGATACCTTCCGCTTTATCACCAGCCTGCCCGAACCCATCGTGATCAAAACGCAGCGGGAGGAGAACGCCGGCATCAAGGATTTCCTGAGCCGTCTCTCGTCGGAGATAGAAAATCCCGGCCCGGGCAGTGAGCTCATCACCGAGCATCTGCTGCAGATCATTTTGACGCAGGCGCTGCGCATGCTGCTCTCTTCCGGCGCGCTCGTCCGCGGCGAGGGCTGGTTTTACGCGATGGCGGACAAACATATCGGCCTGGCGCTGACCCGCATACACGACCAGCCGGGCAGGAAATGGCGCCTGGACGAGCTCGCCGGCGTGGCCGGCATGTCGCGCACCGCCTTCACCACCCGCTTCAGAAAGCTGGCCGGCTACAGCGTCAACGAATACATTCGCATCTGGCGTTTTAGCCTGGCCATTGAGCGAATGGTCGCCAATAAAGAAAAAATATCCCAGATCGCCTTTGACCTGGGATATGAATCGGAAAGCGCCTTCAGCACCGCGTTCAAAAAAAGCATGGGCGCGTCGCCAAGGAGTTATATCGGCAGCCATATTTCCTGA
- a CDS encoding MFS transporter, which translates to MNALWVRRQPVYRLTRRPVRMIRKKVRTRKFAIRPGATIGIFHDGGIMTSDQTNRSQVSLLAALTIALFFILLNSGSPTPLYPLYQETLDLSNIDLTFIFSSYGFGVLLALFLSRRLTITDKNARLLVVVSLMVVVVPTLCFSFARSLQALCLFRFISGLGAGTATAIINILLINVSRGDSAKRAALLGSLALVTGLALGPVISSVYAQLAFYPLTSPAVTIAALVFLSAIAIVLLWPKKGLPTLGVADTKTAEKGAGFSQPLFYLLALCVFISWSYAALILSLGPTAAIQVFGLQSPAGFGYIATGYLLVAGVVQFTIPRFLKPEFSLVLGLIAQVFSMVMMTMALESSSVASAAVSLVLSGFSYGAVFVGGAILVNKLSLAAPGWNAVSKFYFIVYLFNIMPPAAGWLADKIGVVSALFAAIVLFMAIYIAFAVLALWVLLLRKA; encoded by the coding sequence ATGAACGCATTATGGGTGAGGCGCCAGCCGGTGTACAGGCTAACCCGCCGTCCTGTCCGAATGATAAGAAAAAAAGTGCGAACGCGAAAGTTCGCGATCCGGCCGGGTGCTACGATCGGTATTTTCCATGATGGTGGCATAATGACTTCTGACCAGACAAACCGCAGCCAGGTGAGCCTATTGGCGGCGTTGACGATCGCTTTATTTTTTATCTTGTTGAACAGCGGCTCCCCCACGCCGTTATATCCCCTCTATCAAGAAACCCTTGATCTGAGCAATATTGACCTGACCTTCATTTTCTCTTCCTACGGGTTTGGCGTATTGCTGGCCTTGTTTTTATCACGCAGGCTCACCATCACCGATAAAAATGCCCGGTTGCTGGTGGTGGTGTCGCTGATGGTGGTGGTGGTGCCAACGCTGTGTTTTTCCTTTGCTCGTTCTTTGCAGGCGCTGTGCCTGTTCAGGTTTATTTCCGGGTTAGGGGCCGGTACGGCCACGGCCATCATCAACATCCTGTTGATTAACGTCAGCCGCGGCGACAGCGCCAAACGCGCCGCGCTGTTGGGCAGCTTGGCTTTGGTGACCGGCCTGGCGCTGGGCCCGGTGATCAGCAGCGTTTACGCCCAGTTGGCGTTTTACCCGCTCACTTCGCCGGCGGTGACCATCGCCGCGTTGGTTTTCCTCTCCGCGATCGCCATCGTCCTGCTTTGGCCGAAGAAGGGATTGCCTACCCTCGGCGTTGCGGACACGAAAACGGCAGAAAAGGGCGCCGGTTTTAGCCAACCGCTGTTCTATCTGCTTGCGCTGTGCGTGTTTATCTCCTGGTCATACGCCGCGCTGATCCTGTCGTTGGGGCCGACGGCCGCGATCCAGGTCTTCGGGCTTCAGTCACCCGCGGGCTTTGGCTATATCGCCACCGGTTATTTACTGGTGGCCGGCGTGGTGCAGTTCACGATCCCGCGTTTTCTGAAGCCTGAGTTTTCTTTGGTGTTAGGGCTGATTGCGCAGGTTTTCTCCATGGTGATGATGACCATGGCGCTCGAAAGCAGTTCTGTGGCCAGCGCGGCGGTGAGTCTGGTGCTGTCCGGCTTCTCGTACGGCGCGGTTTTTGTGGGCGGTGCCATCCTGGTCAATAAGCTCTCTCTTGCGGCGCCAGGGTGGAACGCGGTGTCGAAGTTTTACTTTATCGTCTATTTGTTCAATATCATGCCGCCGGCCGCAGGTTGGCTGGCGGATAAAATAGGGGTAGTGAGCGCCTTGTTCGCCGCCATTGTCCTTTTTATGGCGATATACATCGCCTTTGCCGTGCTGGCGCTGTGGGTGCTGTTGCTGAGAAAGGCCTGA
- the add gene encoding adenosine deaminase, with protein sequence MEWNVNQTTLSRAQMVSLPKAEVHVHLEGCFEPEQLSAWALSSGIPMPRKQDELLNFNGLADFLDFLDWSCSLVSSRERLAQLSYSYAQRLSRDGGLYADLIFNPTHWKAWRGRLGDMIDAIDAGLRAAEEDGLASVGLCVSLLCRQTAAEASELVDFLTALRHPRVVALSVDGNEAVTKGSGARFAQAFAQAGRAGLKRTVHAGESSGAEGVRDAILLLGADRIDHGVRAIDDPAVVELLAERRIPIGVCLTSNIKLGVYPGYAEHPLRRLRDAGVIATINTDDPVLLHTTLVDEYLICQSEFAFSTQDIVDVALNAFAASFAGDEAKKEYRKKMAPWVASLNTENGDKR encoded by the coding sequence ATGGAATGGAATGTAAACCAAACCACGCTCTCTCGAGCGCAGATGGTTTCCCTGCCGAAGGCGGAAGTGCATGTGCATCTGGAGGGCTGCTTTGAGCCGGAACAGCTCTCGGCCTGGGCGTTATCCTCGGGGATACCGATGCCCAGAAAGCAGGACGAGCTGCTGAATTTTAACGGGCTTGCCGACTTTCTCGATTTCCTCGATTGGTCCTGCAGCCTGGTGAGCAGCCGTGAACGCCTGGCGCAGTTAAGCTACTCCTATGCACAACGGCTGTCGCGGGATGGTGGGCTGTACGCCGATCTGATTTTCAACCCGACCCATTGGAAAGCGTGGCGCGGCAGGCTCGGTGACATGATCGACGCGATTGACGCCGGTTTGCGCGCGGCCGAAGAAGATGGATTGGCGTCCGTTGGGCTGTGCGTCAGTTTGCTCTGCCGGCAAACCGCCGCCGAGGCGAGTGAGCTGGTGGATTTTTTAACCGCGCTGCGGCACCCCAGAGTGGTCGCGCTGTCCGTCGATGGCAATGAGGCCGTCACCAAAGGCAGCGGTGCGCGTTTCGCGCAGGCTTTCGCCCAGGCGGGCAGGGCCGGGTTGAAGCGAACCGTGCATGCCGGGGAGTCGAGCGGCGCAGAGGGCGTGCGCGACGCCATCTTGCTGCTGGGGGCCGACCGCATCGATCACGGCGTTCGGGCGATAGACGACCCGGCCGTCGTGGAACTGTTGGCTGAACGGCGTATCCCCATCGGCGTATGCCTGACCTCGAACATCAAACTGGGCGTCTATCCCGGCTACGCGGAGCATCCGCTGCGCCGGCTGCGGGATGCCGGGGTCATCGCGACCATCAATACCGACGACCCGGTCTTATTGCACACCACGTTGGTGGATGAATATCTGATCTGTCAGAGCGAATTTGCATTTTCCACCCAGGATATCGTCGATGTGGCCCTGAATGCTTTTGCCGCCAGTTTCGCCGGCGACGAGGCAAAAAAGGAGTATCGAAAGAAAATGGCCCCTTGGGTTGCTTCTCTTAATACAGAAAATGGAGACAAGCGGTGA
- a CDS encoding nucleoside hydrolase, with protein sequence MSEKKIKLYFDCDTGIDDAMALGYLLAESDKVDILAIGTVCGNVAADAGARNTLELARLAGFPAIPVAVGERDYLRQAYLCDVQHIHGDNGIGDIALEASHAKLAPLSAPDLLVELARAHPGELDILATGPLTNIAKALQLEPALGELIGTLTIMGGAALAPGNRTPVAEANIACDPEAAAMVFKAMKNIVMVPLDVTMSHTFEEADRLKLLSAESRFAQAIGQMLERYIQFYINTYGRKACALHDPVAAVLAVQGIGACLAPNVKVTIDDSDGPGRGQTLCDMRGRYMNYPPQRDANCHVVLSTELNMSELLLAKLLSLA encoded by the coding sequence GTGAGCGAGAAGAAAATAAAATTATATTTTGATTGCGATACCGGCATCGATGATGCGATGGCGCTGGGCTATTTGCTCGCAGAAAGCGACAAGGTGGATATTCTGGCGATCGGCACGGTTTGCGGCAACGTCGCCGCCGATGCCGGGGCCAGAAATACGCTGGAGCTTGCCCGCCTGGCCGGTTTTCCCGCGATCCCCGTCGCCGTGGGGGAACGGGATTACCTGCGCCAGGCGTATCTTTGCGATGTGCAGCATATACACGGTGACAACGGCATCGGCGACATCGCGCTGGAAGCCTCACACGCCAAGCTGGCGCCGCTGTCGGCCCCCGACCTGTTGGTTGAGCTGGCCAGAGCGCACCCGGGGGAGCTGGACATCTTGGCGACCGGCCCGCTGACCAACATCGCCAAAGCCTTGCAGCTTGAGCCCGCGTTAGGGGAGCTTATCGGCACGCTGACGATCATGGGCGGTGCGGCACTGGCGCCCGGCAACCGAACGCCCGTTGCGGAGGCGAATATTGCCTGCGATCCGGAGGCGGCGGCCATGGTGTTTAAGGCGATGAAGAATATCGTGATGGTGCCGCTTGATGTCACCATGTCGCATACTTTTGAAGAGGCGGATCGGCTCAAACTGCTGTCGGCCGAGAGCCGGTTTGCGCAGGCGATAGGGCAAATGCTGGAGCGGTATATCCAGTTTTATATCAATACCTACGGCCGCAAAGCCTGCGCGCTGCACGATCCGGTGGCTGCGGTGTTGGCGGTGCAGGGCATCGGCGCCTGCCTTGCGCCTAACGTGAAGGTGACGATCGATGATTCTGACGGGCCAGGCCGCGGGCAAACTCTGTGCGATATGCGGGGACGATATATGAACTATCCGCCGCAGCGCGATGCCAACTGCCATGTGGTATTAAGCACCGAGCTTAATATGTCGGAGTTGCTGCTCGCGAAGCTGCTGTCGTTGGCGTAA
- a CDS encoding GNAT family N-acetyltransferase — MENENLTLHYDNDARSFLEGQLDRFNSKFMGLNAHEYGVYYKDGDEKIIAGLYAESYGAVFYIHYLWIDEAQRGRRLGHRLLEAAEAHARQLGFASVSVDTFSFQAPNFYLKQGFQMIGELDCGNEITRSYLNKQL, encoded by the coding sequence GTGGAAAATGAAAATTTAACGTTGCATTATGACAATGATGCACGCTCCTTTCTGGAGGGCCAGCTCGATAGATTTAATTCAAAGTTCATGGGGTTAAATGCTCACGAGTATGGTGTTTATTATAAAGACGGCGATGAGAAAATAATCGCGGGACTTTATGCAGAGTCTTACGGGGCCGTTTTTTACATCCATTATCTTTGGATTGATGAAGCGCAGCGCGGCCGTCGTTTAGGCCACCGTCTGCTGGAAGCTGCAGAGGCTCATGCCAGACAGTTGGGATTCGCCAGCGTCTCCGTGGACACGTTTAGCTTTCAGGCGCCCAATTTCTACCTGAAACAGGGTTTTCAAATGATTGGCGAGTTGGATTGCGGCAATGAAATAACACGCTCCTATCTGAACAAACAACTGTAA
- a CDS encoding cupin domain-containing protein: protein MLSRRDILKVSAVSAAAAGMIGGIVKNAAADDHRNIVPPSSYQPPADAQHLYKYKFTDSKKRSLPSGWAREATVEQFPISEGVAGVDMTLEPGGVRELHWHAIAAEWAFMLEGHARITILDPEGKCEVADFGPGDVWYFPKGYGHSIQALADGAHFILAFDNGHFSEFGTFSITDWVAHMPKEVLEKSVNMPAAVFSKAKQGEAYIVDGAVPPTLPLPKNDGGLNNTPLTHRYELMKQKPFFENDAGSVHLVSSKEFPISTTMTGIIEIVKPGAIRELHWHPNANEWQYYIAGKGRMTVFSSHGHAQTEEYAPSDVGYVPQGFGHYIENIGDEDLKVLIVMDNGIYQDISLSDWLAKTPAYLLADNFNNQIEDWQDRPKDKRVMSRRSR from the coding sequence ATGCTATCGCGTCGTGATATATTGAAAGTCTCCGCCGTCAGCGCGGCCGCCGCCGGCATGATCGGCGGCATCGTAAAAAATGCCGCTGCCGACGATCATCGCAATATCGTCCCCCCCAGCAGCTATCAGCCGCCTGCCGATGCGCAGCATCTCTATAAATACAAATTCACCGACAGCAAGAAACGCAGCCTGCCCAGCGGCTGGGCGCGCGAAGCCACCGTCGAGCAATTCCCGATCTCCGAAGGCGTGGCGGGCGTGGACATGACGCTGGAGCCGGGCGGCGTGCGCGAGCTGCACTGGCACGCCATCGCCGCCGAATGGGCGTTTATGCTGGAAGGCCATGCGCGCATCACCATCCTCGATCCCGAGGGCAAATGCGAAGTGGCGGATTTCGGCCCCGGTGACGTGTGGTATTTCCCGAAAGGCTATGGCCATTCCATTCAGGCGCTGGCAGATGGCGCGCATTTTATTCTGGCGTTCGATAACGGCCATTTCTCCGAGTTCGGCACCTTCAGCATTACCGATTGGGTGGCGCATATGCCGAAAGAGGTATTGGAAAAAAGCGTCAACATGCCGGCGGCGGTATTTTCCAAGGCCAAACAGGGCGAGGCTTATATTGTCGACGGCGCCGTTCCGCCCACCTTGCCATTGCCGAAAAACGACGGCGGATTAAATAACACCCCGCTGACCCACCGCTATGAATTAATGAAGCAAAAACCGTTCTTTGAAAATGACGCCGGCAGCGTCCATTTGGTGTCATCGAAAGAATTTCCCATTTCCACCACCATGACCGGCATCATCGAGATCGTGAAACCCGGCGCGATCCGGGAATTGCACTGGCACCCCAATGCCAACGAATGGCAATACTATATTGCCGGCAAAGGCCGGATGACGGTGTTCAGCTCACACGGCCACGCGCAGACGGAAGAGTACGCCCCTTCGGACGTCGGTTACGTGCCGCAGGGCTTCGGCCATTACATCGAGAACATCGGCGATGAGGATTTGAAGGTATTGATCGTGATGGACAACGGCATTTATCAGGACATTTCGCTATCCGACTGGCTGGCGAAAACCCCGGCCTACCTGCTGGCGGACAACTTCAATAATCAGATTGAGGACTGGCAGGATAGACCGAAAGACAAACGGGTGATGTCGCGCCGCAGCCGCTGA
- the hsdR gene encoding EcoAI/FtnUII family type I restriction enzme subunit R gives MAGVNKTHLTETDIITKFILPAVKEAGWDVMSQIRQEVKLRDGKIVVRGKLASRIKVKSADIVLYHKPNLPLAVIEAKANQHAIGKGMQQGLDYAGLLDVPFVFTSNGDGFIFHDKTNPQQLESEIALSDFPTPEQLWQKYCVWKGFTQEQLPVISQDYYDDGSGKSPRYYQMQAVNRTVDAVSAGKNRVLLVMATGTGKTYTAFQIIWRLWKAKNKKRILFLADRNILVDQTKNNDFQPFGNAMTKITGRTIDPAYEVHLALYQAITGPDEYQKAYKQVAPDFFDLIVIDECHRGSASEDSAWREILEYFGSATQIGLTATPKETEDVSNIDYFGDPVYTYSLKEGIEDGFLAPYKVVRVDIDVDVQGWRPLKGQLDKYGAEIEDRIYNLKDFDRTLVIDERTMLVAQTITDYLKRTNPMDKTIVFCNDIDHADRMRHALVVLNPEQVLKNEKYVMKITGDDDAGKAQLDNFINPKKAYPVIATTSELMTTGVDAQTCKLVVLDQNIQSMTKFKQIIGRGTRINEKYGKLWFTILDFKKATELFADERFDGVPEKVLVVKPDDISDAESDFNERLDAEENTEETYGAAHEEPAEYQANPDKPAGNGEFHQDDDGKTRKFYVNGVTVSVLAKRVQYYDADGKLVTESFQDYTRKTLLKDGEFASLDGFVRKWQAAPRKQVIIEELEQLGILWDVLAEEVGKDLDPFDLLCHVVYGQPPLTRQERAANVRKRDYFTKYAEPAQQVLSTLLDKYADEGVREIEDVQVLKLKPFDTLGRPLEIIKTRFGDKQAYEQAVNELENEIYRLPPRFA, from the coding sequence ATGGCTGGCGTAAACAAAACACATCTGACCGAAACGGACATCATCACCAAATTTATTCTGCCTGCGGTCAAGGAAGCCGGTTGGGATGTGATGTCACAGATTCGGCAGGAAGTGAAACTCCGGGATGGTAAGATCGTGGTGCGCGGAAAACTAGCTTCCCGTATCAAAGTCAAATCCGCCGATATCGTTCTCTACCACAAGCCAAACTTGCCATTGGCGGTGATCGAGGCAAAAGCCAATCAGCACGCCATCGGCAAAGGGATGCAACAGGGGCTAGATTACGCCGGTCTGCTTGACGTTCCCTTCGTGTTTACTTCCAACGGCGACGGTTTTATCTTCCATGACAAAACCAATCCGCAGCAGTTGGAGTCCGAAATTGCACTTAGCGATTTTCCGACGCCTGAACAGCTATGGCAGAAGTACTGTGTCTGGAAAGGGTTCACGCAGGAGCAATTGCCGGTCATCAGCCAGGATTATTACGATGACGGCAGCGGCAAGTCCCCCCGTTACTATCAGATGCAGGCGGTGAACCGGACGGTCGATGCTGTATCTGCGGGGAAAAATCGCGTTTTGTTGGTGATGGCGACCGGTACGGGCAAAACCTATACCGCGTTTCAGATCATCTGGCGGCTGTGGAAAGCGAAAAACAAAAAACGCATTCTGTTCCTGGCGGATCGCAACATTCTGGTCGATCAGACCAAAAATAACGATTTCCAGCCGTTTGGCAACGCCATGACCAAAATCACCGGGCGCACCATCGATCCGGCCTATGAGGTTCATCTGGCATTGTACCAAGCGATAACCGGCCCCGACGAGTATCAAAAAGCCTACAAACAGGTGGCACCCGACTTCTTCGACCTGATCGTGATCGACGAATGCCACCGTGGCAGCGCCTCCGAAGACTCCGCGTGGCGTGAAATTCTGGAGTATTTCGGCAGCGCCACCCAGATTGGCCTGACGGCGACGCCGAAAGAAACCGAAGACGTCTCCAACATCGACTACTTCGGTGATCCGGTGTACACCTACTCGCTGAAAGAGGGCATTGAAGACGGCTTCCTCGCCCCGTACAAAGTGGTGCGTGTGGATATCGACGTTGACGTACAGGGATGGCGACCGCTTAAAGGACAGTTGGATAAATACGGCGCAGAAATTGAAGATCGTATTTATAACCTGAAAGATTTTGACCGCACGCTGGTAATTGATGAGCGTACCATGCTGGTGGCGCAGACCATCACAGATTACCTTAAACGCACCAACCCGATGGATAAAACCATCGTCTTCTGCAACGACATCGATCATGCCGATCGCATGCGCCACGCGTTGGTGGTGCTGAATCCGGAACAGGTCCTGAAGAACGAAAAGTATGTGATGAAAATCACCGGCGATGATGACGCAGGCAAGGCGCAGCTGGATAACTTTATCAATCCTAAGAAAGCCTACCCGGTTATCGCGACGACCTCCGAGTTGATGACTACCGGCGTGGATGCCCAAACCTGTAAATTGGTCGTGCTGGATCAGAACATCCAGTCGATGACCAAGTTCAAACAGATTATCGGGCGCGGCACGCGCATTAACGAAAAGTACGGCAAACTGTGGTTCACCATTCTCGATTTCAAAAAAGCGACCGAGCTGTTTGCGGATGAGCGCTTTGACGGCGTGCCGGAAAAAGTGCTGGTTGTGAAGCCTGACGATATTTCAGACGCGGAGTCTGATTTTAATGAACGGTTGGATGCCGAAGAGAACACAGAAGAGACCTACGGCGCTGCGCATGAAGAACCGGCGGAATACCAGGCCAACCCGGATAAACCTGCGGGGAACGGTGAATTCCATCAGGATGACGACGGCAAAACCCGTAAATTTTATGTCAATGGCGTGACCGTCAGCGTGCTGGCCAAACGCGTTCAGTATTACGATGCCGATGGCAAGCTGGTCACTGAGTCCTTCCAGGATTACACCCGTAAAACCTTGCTCAAAGACGGTGAGTTCGCCTCGCTTGATGGCTTTGTGCGTAAATGGCAGGCGGCACCGCGCAAACAGGTCATTATCGAAGAGCTGGAACAATTGGGTATCCTGTGGGATGTGCTGGCCGAAGAGGTGGGGAAAGATCTCGACCCGTTTGATTTGCTTTGCCATGTGGTGTACGGTCAGCCGCCGTTGACGCGCCAGGAGCGCGCCGCCAACGTGCGTAAGCGTGACTATTTCACCAAATACGCCGAACCGGCGCAGCAGGTGCTCAGCACGCTGCTGGATAAATATGCCGATGAAGGGGTACGGGAAATCGAGGACGTTCAGGTCTTGAAACTGAAGCCGTTCGATACGCTGGGGCGCCCGCTGGAAATCATCAAAACCCGCTTCGGTGACAAGCAGGCTTACGAACAGGCGGTTAACGAACTGGAAAACGAAATCTATCGGTTACCGCCGCGTTTCGCCTGA